From Acidithiobacillus sp., the proteins below share one genomic window:
- a CDS encoding 2Fe-2S iron-sulfur cluster-binding protein — MSCRNHQPISLLKMARIWNVPLPVHCQKGLCGTCAVRVTPQGKQQQLCLNAFEKQTLQGLGKLPAMLASEGQKPWKGPYWRLACQCIVGIGDQFFVAF, encoded by the coding sequence ATGTCCTGTCGCAACCATCAGCCCATATCTCTCCTGAAAATGGCCCGCATATGGAATGTGCCCCTGCCCGTCCATTGTCAGAAAGGTCTTTGCGGGACCTGTGCGGTGCGGGTGACACCACAGGGGAAGCAGCAGCAGTTGTGTCTGAATGCTTTTGAAAAGCAAACGTTGCAGGGCCTCGGCAAGCTCCCCGCGATGCTGGCCAGTGAAGGCCAGAAACCGTGGAAAGGACCCTATTGGCGGCTGGCCTGCCAGTGCATAGTGGGAATCGGTGATCAATTCTTTGTCGCATTCTGA
- a CDS encoding response regulator, producing MQIGVDCNLAVGNRRIFVLDTDEIGRMAVQFMLHDEYETHEIASLQAAVAKAQNWPPDLIILGEALLDEGGLTVEMVSEQFPKARLMLVVGEARSALSQPVLSKGFVFLHKPLRLEDVRAKVAAVLQN from the coding sequence ATGCAGATCGGTGTGGATTGTAATCTCGCGGTGGGTAATCGGCGCATTTTTGTGCTGGATACGGATGAAATCGGGCGCATGGCAGTGCAATTCATGCTTCATGATGAATATGAAACCCACGAAATCGCCAGTCTCCAGGCGGCTGTCGCCAAGGCTCAGAATTGGCCGCCGGACCTGATCATTCTCGGCGAGGCGCTGCTGGACGAAGGCGGGTTGACCGTGGAGATGGTGAGCGAACAATTTCCCAAGGCACGACTGATGCTCGTGGTGGGGGAGGCGCGTTCCGCTCTGAGCCAGCCCGTCCTCAGTAAAGGATTCGTGTTCCTCCATAAGCCCCTGCGGCTCGAAGATGTCCGCGCCAAGGTGGCTGCCGTGTTGCAGAATTAG
- the nifD gene encoding nitrogenase molybdenum-iron protein alpha chain, with protein sequence MSITAEETRAQIVAETKTRNRALIDEVLKVYPEKTAKRRAKHLNVYEEGKSDCGVKSNIKSVPGVMTIRGCAYAGSKGVVWGPIKDMIHISHGPVGCGQYSWASRRNYYIGTTGVDTFVTMQFTSDFQEKDIVFGGDKKLEKIMDEIEDLFPLNHGITVQSECPIGLIGDDIEAVSKKKSKEYGGKAIVPVRCEGFRGVSQSLGHHIANDSIRDYVFEKQGAEPKAFEKTPYDVAIIGDYNIGGDAWSSRILLEEMGLRVIAQWSGDGSLAELENTPMAKLNVLHCYRSMNYISRYMEEKHGVPWVEYNFFGPSKIAESLRTIAGYFDDHIKEGAERVIEKYKRLTEEVIAKYRPRLEGRTVMLFVGGLRPRHVIGAYEDLGMNVVGTGYEFGHNDDYQRTTHYVKDGTLIYDDVTGYEFEKMVETIQPDLVGSGIKEKYVFQKMGVPFRQMHSWDYSGPYHGYDGFAIFARDMDMAINNPVWSLTKTPWE encoded by the coding sequence ATGAGCATTACCGCTGAAGAAACCCGAGCGCAGATTGTCGCCGAGACCAAGACGCGCAATCGTGCCCTGATTGATGAAGTTCTCAAGGTCTATCCGGAAAAAACTGCCAAAAGACGCGCCAAACACCTGAACGTCTATGAGGAAGGTAAATCGGATTGCGGCGTCAAATCCAATATCAAGTCGGTGCCCGGCGTGATGACCATTCGTGGTTGTGCCTATGCGGGTTCCAAGGGCGTCGTCTGGGGCCCGATCAAGGACATGATTCATATTTCCCATGGACCTGTCGGTTGCGGTCAGTATTCCTGGGCCTCACGCCGTAACTATTATATCGGCACCACCGGTGTGGATACCTTTGTCACGATGCAGTTCACCTCCGATTTTCAGGAAAAAGATATCGTTTTCGGTGGCGACAAGAAACTCGAAAAGATCATGGATGAAATCGAGGATCTCTTCCCGCTGAACCACGGTATTACCGTGCAATCGGAATGCCCCATCGGCCTGATCGGAGACGACATCGAAGCGGTATCCAAGAAGAAGTCGAAGGAATACGGTGGTAAAGCCATTGTTCCGGTGCGTTGTGAGGGCTTCCGGGGGGTATCCCAATCGCTCGGCCACCATATAGCCAACGACAGTATCCGCGACTATGTCTTTGAAAAACAGGGTGCAGAACCCAAGGCTTTTGAAAAGACCCCTTATGATGTTGCCATTATTGGTGACTATAACATCGGCGGCGATGCCTGGAGTTCACGTATCCTGCTGGAAGAAATGGGTCTGCGGGTGATCGCCCAGTGGTCAGGTGATGGTTCTCTGGCTGAACTGGAGAACACCCCCATGGCCAAATTGAATGTCCTGCACTGCTATCGTTCCATGAACTATATCTCCCGCTATATGGAAGAAAAGCATGGCGTACCGTGGGTCGAGTACAACTTCTTCGGACCTTCCAAAATTGCCGAGTCCCTGCGGACGATCGCCGGTTATTTTGACGATCACATCAAGGAAGGCGCGGAACGGGTTATCGAGAAGTACAAGCGCCTCACCGAGGAGGTGATCGCCAAATACCGGCCGCGCCTGGAAGGCAGAACGGTCATGCTTTTTGTCGGCGGCTTGCGTCCCCGCCATGTCATCGGCGCCTATGAAGATCTCGGAATGAATGTGGTGGGAACCGGCTATGAATTCGGCCACAACGACGACTATCAGCGTACTACCCATTATGTGAAAGACGGCACGCTGATTTACGACGACGTGACTGGTTACGAGTTTGAAAAGATGGTGGAAACCATCCAGCCTGATCTCGTGGGTTCCGGCATCAAGGAAAAGTATGTTTTCCAGAAGATGGGCGTACCTTTCCGGCAGATGCACTCCTGGGACTATTCCGGCCCTTATCACGGCTATGACGGCTTCGCCATCTTCGCCCGGGATATGGATATGGCCATCAACAACCCCGTGTGGAGTTTGACCAAAACGCCCTGGGAGTAA
- the draG gene encoding ADP-ribosyl-[dinitrogen reductase] hydrolase yields MGYDLRERALGAYLGLAVGDALGATVEFMSPPEIREAYGVHRDMTGGGWLHLRPGQVTDDTQMCLVLGRSILADEQWSITRFGEGMVQWLRGHPVDVGNTCRRGIRRFMLNGSTAAEPAEWDAGNGACVRNLPVVLATLNAPAAFRQISVEQAHLTHHHPLSDIATLTLGEMLRCALRGDGVSSVRRLADALVTRYSEFDFKEIPQAPTPYIVDTVRAVLYALLHTDNFKDCLITVVNQGGDADTTGAIAGMLAGGLYGTYGLPGAWLQRLDPAVQKEIAGQVDQLLTRGERTDHEQLPASMPLRVLFYEKSGCANNARQKALLTSAGCVLEVHDLLKTAWTAETLRPYFADRPVAEWFNPASPRVKSGEIVPEVFTEAGALAAMLLDPLLIRRPLMEAGGAKIAGFSEDQLRLWTSISLDVYTGDVGAIPDNCRRSVPCPSVRRASSLSKTPAASSHANAS; encoded by the coding sequence ATGGGCTATGACTTGCGGGAGAGGGCATTAGGCGCCTACCTGGGATTGGCGGTCGGGGATGCCCTGGGCGCGACGGTGGAGTTCATGAGTCCCCCGGAAATCCGGGAGGCATATGGCGTCCACCGCGATATGACCGGTGGCGGCTGGCTGCATTTACGCCCCGGACAGGTGACCGACGATACCCAGATGTGTCTGGTGTTGGGGCGGAGCATCCTTGCCGATGAACAATGGTCCATTACCCGCTTTGGCGAGGGGATGGTGCAGTGGTTGCGCGGCCATCCCGTGGATGTGGGCAATACCTGCCGCCGGGGAATCCGGCGCTTTATGCTCAACGGCAGTACCGCCGCCGAACCGGCGGAATGGGATGCCGGCAATGGTGCGTGCGTGCGCAATCTCCCCGTGGTGCTGGCCACCCTGAACGCCCCCGCGGCCTTCCGGCAGATCAGTGTAGAACAGGCGCATCTGACCCACCATCACCCGCTGTCGGATATCGCCACCCTGACGCTGGGGGAGATGTTACGCTGCGCGTTGCGCGGTGACGGTGTTTCATCCGTGCGGCGCCTGGCGGATGCACTGGTTACACGGTACTCGGAATTCGATTTCAAAGAAATTCCCCAGGCGCCTACGCCCTATATTGTGGATACGGTACGTGCCGTCCTATATGCGCTGCTTCATACCGATAATTTTAAAGACTGCCTGATTACGGTGGTAAATCAGGGCGGGGATGCGGACACCACGGGCGCTATCGCAGGAATGCTGGCAGGAGGCCTGTACGGGACTTACGGGCTTCCCGGTGCCTGGTTGCAGCGTCTGGATCCCGCAGTTCAGAAAGAAATCGCGGGGCAGGTGGATCAGCTTCTGACCCGGGGTGAGCGAACAGATCATGAGCAGTTGCCGGCCAGCATGCCGCTGCGTGTCTTATTTTACGAAAAATCAGGCTGTGCCAATAATGCGCGGCAGAAAGCGCTGTTGACGTCCGCCGGCTGTGTGCTGGAGGTGCATGACTTATTGAAAACCGCCTGGACGGCGGAAACCCTGCGCCCCTATTTTGCAGATCGACCCGTGGCAGAGTGGTTCAACCCGGCTTCGCCGCGGGTAAAGTCGGGAGAGATCGTTCCGGAGGTGTTTACGGAAGCCGGGGCACTCGCCGCAATGCTGTTGGACCCCCTCCTTATCCGTCGCCCGCTCATGGAAGCGGGAGGCGCCAAAATCGCTGGTTTTTCTGAGGATCAATTACGCCTGTGGACGTCCATATCTCTTGATGTG
- a CDS encoding NAD(+)--dinitrogen-reductase ADP-D-ribosyltransferase, with protein MSTANPPEEQRPARAPSVNLGSNLTGIPSGLLISAEFHAFPVPLHIAGVRDGHPALFQRLSLVREQCEAGQIFQAYMEEIFAGGHDRTKGRRFRASYLRLLKGWGYDSNSPEGAVMKGWVESRFGIAPNFHRQLIGRVGDAAWIQYMTDKMSGRFDNNAIWLQLDLLFEFAQWSARRFLASGQRHLRLFRGTNDFAEHPILWKAGARQGVIRLNNLVSFSSDRDVASAFGDCILEVEVPLVKLLFFKGLLPCRALQAESEYLVIGGEYAAHMHYY; from the coding sequence TTGTCAACAGCGAACCCACCGGAGGAGCAGCGTCCGGCCCGTGCGCCGTCTGTCAATCTCGGTAGCAATCTGACCGGAATTCCGTCCGGGCTGTTGATCAGTGCTGAATTTCATGCGTTCCCGGTGCCGCTACATATCGCCGGGGTGCGCGATGGGCACCCTGCGCTTTTCCAGAGATTGTCTCTGGTACGGGAACAGTGCGAGGCGGGACAGATCTTCCAGGCGTACATGGAAGAGATTTTTGCTGGCGGGCATGACCGGACGAAGGGCCGACGCTTCAGGGCCAGCTATTTACGCCTGCTCAAGGGTTGGGGATATGACAGCAATTCGCCGGAAGGTGCGGTTATGAAGGGCTGGGTGGAGAGCCGGTTCGGGATCGCCCCGAATTTTCACCGACAGCTGATCGGTCGTGTGGGTGATGCCGCCTGGATTCAGTATATGACCGACAAAATGTCAGGGCGATTTGATAATAATGCGATCTGGTTGCAGCTTGACCTGTTGTTTGAATTCGCACAATGGTCGGCGCGGCGTTTTCTGGCATCTGGACAACGGCACTTGCGCTTGTTCCGGGGAACCAATGATTTTGCGGAACATCCTATTCTCTGGAAAGCCGGAGCGCGGCAGGGGGTGATCCGGCTGAACAACCTAGTATCCTTCAGCAGCGACCGGGACGTGGCCAGCGCATTCGGCGATTGCATACTGGAGGTGGAAGTACCTTTGGTAAAACTGCTCTTCTTCAAGGGCTTGCTGCCATGTCGCGCACTCCAGGCGGAGAGTGAGTATCTGGTGATCGGCGGTGAATACGCGGCACACATGCACTATTACTGA
- the nifH gene encoding nitrogenase iron protein encodes MSDKLRQIAFYGKGGIGKSTTSQNTLAALTEMGQKILIVGCDPKADSTRLILHSKAQDTVLSLAAEAGSVEDLEIEDVMKVGYRDIRCVESGGPEPGVGCAGRGVITSINFLEENGAYDGVDYVSYDVLGDVVCGGFAMPIRENKAQEIYIVMSGEMMAMYAANNISKGILKYANSGGVRLGGLVCNERQTDKELELAEALAGKLGTKLIHFVPRDNIVQHAELRRMTVLEYAPESKQAEEYRQLAQKIHANGGNGTIPTPITMDELEDMLMEFGIMSAVDESVIGKTAAELAAAV; translated from the coding sequence ATGAGTGACAAACTAAGGCAAATCGCCTTTTATGGTAAGGGAGGCATTGGCAAGTCCACCACCTCCCAAAATACCCTGGCAGCCCTTACGGAAATGGGCCAAAAGATTCTCATCGTTGGCTGCGATCCCAAAGCTGACTCCACCCGTTTGATTCTCCACTCCAAAGCGCAGGACACCGTACTGAGTCTCGCGGCTGAGGCGGGCAGCGTGGAGGATCTGGAAATCGAAGACGTTATGAAGGTCGGGTATCGTGATATCCGCTGCGTGGAATCCGGTGGACCGGAGCCGGGCGTGGGTTGTGCCGGGCGTGGCGTTATCACCTCCATCAACTTCCTGGAGGAAAATGGTGCCTATGACGGCGTCGATTACGTCTCCTACGACGTGTTGGGCGACGTGGTGTGTGGCGGATTCGCGATGCCTATTCGTGAAAACAAGGCGCAGGAAATCTACATCGTCATGTCTGGCGAAATGATGGCCATGTATGCCGCCAACAACATTTCCAAGGGTATTCTCAAGTACGCCAATTCGGGCGGCGTGCGTCTGGGCGGGCTGGTGTGTAACGAACGCCAGACCGACAAGGAACTGGAATTGGCGGAAGCCCTGGCTGGCAAGCTGGGTACCAAGCTCATTCACTTCGTGCCCCGCGACAACATCGTGCAGCATGCGGAACTGCGGCGGATGACGGTGCTGGAATACGCACCGGAATCCAAGCAGGCCGAGGAGTACCGTCAGTTGGCACAGAAAATCCATGCCAACGGCGGTAACGGTACGATTCCGACCCCGATCACCATGGACGAGCTGGAAGATATGCTCATGGAGTTCGGCATCATGAGTGCAGTAGACGAGAGCGTGATCGGCAAAACAGCCGCCGAACTGGCTGCTGCGGTCTGA
- the nifK gene encoding nitrogenase molybdenum-iron protein subunit beta, translated as MSQNAEKVLDHFNLFREPEYQEMLKNKKEQFENTVPQGKLVQVREWTKTWDYREKNFAREALTVNPAKACQPLGAVFAAVGFESTMPFVHGSQGCVAYYRSHLSRHFKEPTSCVSSSMTEDAAVFGGLNNMIDGLANTYAMYKPKMIAVSTTCMAEVIGDDLNAFIKTSKEKGSVPEEYDVPFAHTPAFVGSHITGYDNALKGVLAHFWDGKAGTVPALVRAPNEKINFIGGFDGYTVGNTREVKRILDLMNLEYTILADTSDVFDTPSDGKFRMYDGGTTLEDTAASLNAKATFSMQEYCTEKTLPFIAEHGQEVVALNCPIGVSGTDQFIMELSRVSGKAIPDELKKERGRLVDAIADSTAHIHGKKFAIYGDPDQCLGLAAFLMELGGEPTHVLATNGSKHWAEKVQALFDSSPFGKDCHVYAGKDLWHMRSLLFTEPVDFLFGNTYGKYLERDTGTPLIRYGFPIFDRHHHHRYPIWGYQGGLNMLVRILDKIFDEIDNNSNVPSQSDYSFDIIR; from the coding sequence ATGAGTCAGAACGCTGAAAAGGTGCTTGATCACTTCAACCTGTTCCGTGAACCGGAATACCAGGAGATGCTCAAGAATAAGAAGGAACAATTTGAAAACACGGTACCACAGGGCAAGCTCGTCCAGGTCCGTGAATGGACAAAGACGTGGGATTATCGGGAAAAGAATTTTGCCCGTGAGGCCTTGACGGTAAATCCCGCCAAGGCCTGCCAGCCGCTGGGTGCCGTATTCGCGGCAGTGGGCTTTGAAAGCACCATGCCTTTTGTGCATGGATCACAGGGTTGCGTCGCGTATTATCGCAGCCATCTGAGCCGGCATTTCAAGGAGCCCACTTCCTGTGTGTCCTCTTCCATGACCGAAGATGCTGCCGTATTCGGCGGCCTCAACAACATGATTGACGGGCTCGCCAATACCTACGCCATGTACAAACCCAAGATGATTGCTGTTTCCACCACCTGTATGGCAGAAGTGATCGGTGACGACCTGAACGCCTTCATCAAAACCTCCAAGGAAAAGGGCAGCGTACCAGAAGAATATGATGTGCCTTTCGCCCATACTCCGGCGTTTGTCGGCAGCCATATCACCGGCTATGACAACGCTCTGAAGGGTGTACTGGCGCATTTTTGGGATGGTAAGGCGGGTACCGTACCAGCACTCGTGCGCGCACCCAACGAGAAGATCAACTTCATTGGCGGCTTTGACGGCTATACCGTCGGTAACACCCGGGAAGTGAAGCGCATCCTGGATCTCATGAACCTGGAATATACGATCCTGGCCGACACCAGCGATGTCTTTGATACGCCGAGCGACGGGAAATTCCGCATGTATGACGGCGGCACCACCCTGGAAGATACCGCAGCGTCCCTGAATGCCAAGGCCACCTTCTCCATGCAGGAATATTGCACCGAAAAGACGTTGCCTTTCATTGCGGAGCACGGTCAGGAAGTCGTTGCCCTGAACTGCCCCATTGGCGTATCGGGTACTGACCAATTCATTATGGAATTGTCCCGTGTCAGCGGCAAAGCGATTCCCGATGAACTGAAAAAGGAACGCGGGCGTCTGGTGGATGCCATTGCCGATTCCACGGCGCACATCCATGGCAAAAAGTTCGCCATCTACGGTGATCCGGATCAGTGCCTCGGTCTGGCGGCCTTCCTGATGGAGCTGGGCGGCGAACCCACCCATGTACTGGCTACCAATGGGTCCAAGCATTGGGCGGAGAAAGTGCAGGCGTTGTTCGACAGCTCACCCTTCGGCAAGGATTGTCATGTCTATGCCGGCAAGGATCTCTGGCATATGCGCAGCCTGTTGTTCACCGAGCCGGTGGATTTCCTCTTTGGCAATACCTACGGAAAATATCTGGAACGCGATACGGGCACGCCCCTTATCCGTTACGGCTTCCCGATCTTCGATCGCCATCATCATCACCGTTACCCCATCTGGGGCTATCAGGGCGGCCTGAATATGCTGGTGCGTATATTGGACAAGATTTTTGATGAGATCGACAACAACAGTAATGTGCCGAGTCAGAGCGATTACAGTTTCGACATTATTCGTTAA